A genomic segment from Variovorax paradoxus B4 encodes:
- a CDS encoding DNA alkylation repair protein, giving the protein MDAAVALASVDHLKARRGAFRIALIPPEVLRALNDGLLETVNLNEFMALELPQLARSVAAHIGLDPASERLADTIAMLGAFKPMQRHGHIARVLYDLAALHAERDTVAHRLATHASDVARCWAAQWVTLSGLPLAAQLEAVRRFAADPHFGVREIAWMAVRDAVIASLDESLALLQPWTADTDPNIRRFASELTRPRGVWCAQIDALKAEPWRALPLIEPLRADTSRYVQNSVANWLNDASKTQPEWVDRLCARWVAESDTPATRYIAKRALRTLAKQA; this is encoded by the coding sequence ATGGATGCCGCCGTTGCCCTGGCCTCAGTCGACCACCTGAAGGCGCGCAGGGGCGCCTTCCGCATTGCGCTCATTCCGCCCGAGGTGCTGCGCGCGCTCAACGACGGGCTGCTCGAAACCGTCAACCTCAACGAATTCATGGCGCTCGAGCTGCCGCAGCTCGCGCGCAGCGTGGCGGCCCACATCGGCCTCGATCCGGCGAGCGAACGGCTGGCCGACACCATCGCCATGCTCGGCGCGTTCAAGCCGATGCAGCGGCATGGCCACATTGCGCGGGTGCTTTACGACCTGGCGGCGCTGCATGCCGAGCGCGATACCGTCGCCCACCGGCTGGCCACGCATGCCAGCGACGTTGCGCGCTGCTGGGCCGCGCAGTGGGTCACGCTCTCGGGCTTGCCGCTGGCGGCACAGCTGGAGGCGGTGCGGCGCTTTGCCGCCGATCCGCACTTCGGCGTGCGGGAAATCGCCTGGATGGCGGTGCGCGACGCGGTCATCGCCTCGCTCGACGAGTCGCTCGCGCTGTTGCAGCCGTGGACGGCCGACACCGATCCGAACATCCGCCGCTTTGCCAGCGAGCTCACGCGCCCGCGCGGCGTCTGGTGCGCGCAGATCGATGCGCTCAAGGCGGAACCCTGGCGCGCCTTGCCGCTGATCGAGCCGCTTCGGGCCGACACCAGCCGCTATGTGCAGAACTCGGTGGCCAACTGGCTCAACGATGCGAGCAAGACCCAGCCCGAGTGGGTCGACCGGCTCTGCGCGCGCTGGGTGGCCGAATCGGACACGCCGGCCACCCGGTACATCGCCAAGAGGGCTCTGCGAACGCTGGCCAAACAGGCATGA
- a CDS encoding DUF962 domain-containing protein → MMHTADAPLAADERKVDRLLAHYGESHRHPTNELIHFAAIPAIMLSLVGLLFALHPWAAYVFVAASLVYYATLRSPAFLVTMLAGTALLLALVHAMGSLVLPVSAAIFVVAWIFQFIGHKIEGRKPSFFEDIQYLWVGPLFVLSKLFSRLGIRW, encoded by the coding sequence ATGATGCACACCGCCGATGCCCCACTGGCAGCGGACGAGCGCAAGGTCGACAGGCTGTTGGCCCACTACGGCGAGAGCCACCGACATCCGACCAACGAGCTGATTCACTTCGCCGCGATCCCGGCCATCATGCTGAGTCTCGTCGGCCTGCTGTTTGCGCTGCACCCCTGGGCCGCCTACGTCTTCGTGGCCGCGAGCCTGGTCTACTACGCCACCCTGCGCTCCCCGGCCTTCCTCGTCACCATGCTGGCCGGCACGGCCCTTTTGCTGGCGCTGGTTCATGCCATGGGGAGCCTTGTACTGCCGGTTTCCGCCGCCATCTTCGTGGTGGCATGGATTTTTCAGTTCATCGGCCACAAGATCGAGGGCAGGAAACCTTCGTTCTTCGAAGACATCCAATATCTTTGGGTGGGGCCCCTGTTCGTACTCTCCAAGCTGTTTTCGCGCCTGGGTATCCGCTGGTAG
- a CDS encoding SCO family protein, which translates to MNKRNALKLIAGGAGWAGMAATLGLGLSACGEPKPSFNAVDITGADYARDFSLKDADGKVRTLADFKGKVVVLFFGYAQCPDVCPTTMTEMAQVKQQLGSDGDKLQVLFVTVDPARDTPEVLKAYMGAFDPSFVALIPTADQLVAVAKDFKVYYKKVEGKTPTSYSMDHSAASFVYDADGRLRLYARYGAGAAPMVSDVKALLKS; encoded by the coding sequence ATGAACAAGCGAAACGCTCTGAAACTGATTGCCGGTGGTGCGGGATGGGCCGGCATGGCCGCAACCCTGGGCCTGGGGCTTTCGGCCTGCGGCGAGCCCAAGCCCAGCTTCAATGCGGTCGACATCACGGGTGCCGACTACGCCCGTGACTTCTCGCTGAAGGATGCCGACGGCAAGGTCCGCACCCTGGCGGATTTCAAGGGCAAGGTGGTGGTGCTGTTCTTCGGCTACGCGCAGTGCCCCGACGTCTGCCCCACCACCATGACCGAGATGGCGCAGGTCAAGCAGCAGCTTGGCAGCGACGGCGACAAGCTTCAGGTGCTGTTCGTCACGGTCGATCCCGCGCGCGACACGCCCGAGGTGCTCAAGGCCTACATGGGCGCGTTCGACCCGAGCTTCGTCGCGCTGATTCCCACGGCCGACCAGCTCGTCGCAGTCGCCAAGGACTTCAAGGTCTATTACAAGAAGGTCGAGGGCAAGACCCCCACGAGCTATTCGATGGACCATTCGGCCGCCAGCTTCGTCTACGACGCCGACGGCAGGCTGCGGCTCTACGCACGCTATGGCGCCGGCGCGGCGCCCATGGTGTCGGACGTCAAGGCGCTGCTCAAGTCCTGA
- the ftsY gene encoding signal recognition particle-docking protein FtsY, with product MFSFFKKKPPAESPAAPAPSPAAEPAPAPEPALAPAAAPARSVFSPSSWFGSKPAAEEAVPPPAAPATAPSVAPPPPPAAPAAVPNVAPVPAPAPAELATPLPALVAEAAMPAERKGWFDKLKTGLRKTGTGIQAVFVNAQIDEALYEELESALLMADAGVKATEYLLDDLRGRVKRQMATDAAQVKRLLADAITDLLQPLEKPLVIGQFTPTVIMVAGVNGAGKTTSIGKLTKHLANEGASVLLAAADTFRAAAREQLLVWADRNTVEIVSQEGGDPSAVSFDAVTAGKARGKDVVLVDTAGRLPTQLHLMDELKKIKRVVTKADATAPHEVLLVIDGNTGQNALAQVRAFDETLGLTGLVVTKLDGTAKGGVLCAIARERPVPVYFIGVGEKLEDLETFNAREFALALLG from the coding sequence ATGTTCAGTTTCTTCAAGAAAAAACCGCCTGCCGAATCCCCGGCCGCGCCGGCGCCCTCCCCGGCCGCCGAGCCGGCACCTGCCCCCGAGCCCGCGCTTGCGCCCGCTGCCGCACCCGCGCGCTCGGTGTTCTCTCCGTCGAGCTGGTTCGGCTCGAAGCCCGCCGCGGAGGAAGCGGTGCCCCCGCCTGCAGCGCCAGCCACAGCGCCATCGGTAGCGCCCCCTCCGCCACCGGCCGCCCCCGCCGCTGTGCCGAACGTCGCACCGGTGCCAGCGCCGGCGCCTGCCGAGCTGGCCACCCCCCTGCCCGCCCTTGTCGCCGAGGCTGCGATGCCGGCCGAGCGCAAGGGCTGGTTCGACAAGCTCAAGACCGGCCTGCGCAAGACCGGCACCGGCATCCAGGCAGTATTCGTCAACGCCCAGATCGACGAAGCGCTGTACGAGGAGCTCGAATCGGCCCTGCTGATGGCCGATGCCGGCGTCAAGGCCACCGAATACCTGCTCGACGACCTGCGCGGCCGCGTCAAGCGCCAGATGGCGACCGATGCGGCACAAGTGAAGCGGCTGCTGGCCGACGCCATCACCGACCTGCTCCAGCCGCTCGAAAAACCGCTGGTGATCGGCCAGTTCACGCCGACGGTGATCATGGTGGCGGGCGTCAACGGCGCCGGCAAGACCACCTCGATCGGCAAGCTCACCAAGCACCTGGCCAACGAGGGCGCCTCGGTCCTGCTGGCGGCAGCCGACACCTTCCGCGCGGCGGCGCGCGAGCAGTTGCTGGTCTGGGCCGACCGCAACACGGTCGAGATCGTGAGCCAGGAAGGCGGCGACCCATCGGCAGTGAGCTTCGACGCGGTCACGGCCGGCAAGGCGCGCGGCAAGGACGTGGTGCTGGTCGACACCGCCGGCCGGCTGCCGACGCAGCTGCACCTGATGGACGAGCTCAAGAAGATCAAGCGCGTCGTCACCAAGGCCGACGCCACCGCGCCGCACGAGGTGCTGCTGGTGATCGACGGCAACACCGGGCAGAACGCCCTGGCGCAGGTCAGGGCCTTCGACGAGACGCTGGGCCTCACCGGCCTGGTGGTGACCAAGCTCGACGGCACGGCCAAGGGCGGCGTGCTCTGCGCCATCGCGCGCGAGCGGCCGGTCCCGGTCTACTTCATCGGCGTGGGCGAGAAGCTGGAAGACCTCGAGACCTTCAACGCGCGCGAGTTTGCCCTGGCGCTGCTGGGCTGA
- a CDS encoding M16 family metallopeptidase, protein MKHPSPRRAASGAVLAMALCALWAMPAQAQSTPVPSVPSTTAPSDAAAAASTPQQFTLANGMTLLVQPDRRAPTAVQMVWVRVGSVDEVDGTSGVAHVLEHMMFKGTKDIKPGEFSRRVAALGGQENAFTTRDYTGYYQQIPVASLEQVMKLESDRFANNQWPDDEFKREIEVVKEERRMRTEDQPRALLGEQQNAAVFTASPYHRPVVGWMSDLDAMTPDDARAFFRRWYVPANAAVVVAGDVDVAQVRALAEKYYGRIPARAVPARKPRTEPAQRGIRRIEFKAPAEQAYVSLAFRIPQLESIDAADSDVWALEVLSAVLDGYTGARLDRALTQGPDRVADSAGAYSGLAGRGPQLFMLVGVPAHGKSAEAVEAALRAQVARVAKEGVSEAELARVKTQWVASQTYKRDSVMAQARELGSNWVQGLPLDTSARIVAKLQAVTPAQVQAVAAKYFGDDQLTVATLRPLPLEARPRGRGFAAPQGELR, encoded by the coding sequence ATGAAACACCCCTCGCCACGCCGTGCTGCGTCCGGTGCGGTGCTGGCAATGGCGCTTTGCGCGCTGTGGGCCATGCCTGCGCAGGCCCAGTCCACACCGGTTCCCTCTGTTCCATCCACCACCGCTCCATCCGACGCCGCCGCGGCGGCATCCACTCCCCAGCAATTCACCCTGGCCAACGGCATGACGCTGCTGGTGCAGCCCGACAGGCGCGCGCCCACCGCGGTGCAGATGGTCTGGGTACGCGTGGGCTCGGTCGACGAGGTCGACGGCACTTCGGGCGTGGCCCACGTGCTCGAGCACATGATGTTCAAGGGCACCAAGGACATCAAGCCCGGCGAGTTCTCGCGCCGTGTCGCGGCGCTGGGCGGCCAGGAGAACGCCTTCACCACGCGCGACTACACCGGCTACTACCAGCAGATTCCCGTGGCCAGCCTGGAGCAGGTCATGAAGCTCGAATCGGACCGCTTCGCCAACAACCAGTGGCCCGATGACGAGTTCAAGCGCGAGATCGAGGTGGTCAAGGAAGAACGCCGCATGCGCACCGAAGACCAGCCGCGCGCATTGCTCGGCGAGCAGCAGAACGCGGCCGTGTTCACGGCCTCGCCCTACCACCGCCCCGTGGTCGGCTGGATGAGCGACCTCGACGCGATGACGCCCGACGACGCGCGCGCCTTCTTCCGCCGCTGGTACGTGCCCGCCAATGCCGCCGTGGTGGTGGCCGGCGATGTCGACGTGGCCCAGGTGCGCGCGCTGGCCGAGAAGTACTACGGCCGCATTCCCGCGCGCGCCGTGCCGGCGCGCAAGCCGCGCACCGAGCCCGCGCAGCGCGGCATCCGCCGCATCGAGTTCAAGGCGCCGGCCGAGCAGGCCTACGTGTCGCTCGCGTTCCGCATTCCGCAGCTGGAGAGCATCGATGCCGCGGACAGCGACGTGTGGGCGCTCGAAGTGCTGTCGGCCGTGCTCGACGGCTATACGGGCGCGCGGCTCGACCGCGCCCTGACCCAGGGCCCCGACCGCGTGGCCGATTCGGCCGGTGCCTACTCGGGCCTGGCCGGCCGCGGGCCGCAGCTGTTCATGCTGGTAGGCGTGCCGGCCCACGGCAAGAGCGCCGAAGCGGTCGAGGCGGCACTGCGCGCCCAGGTGGCGCGCGTTGCAAAGGAGGGCGTGAGCGAAGCCGAACTCGCGCGCGTCAAGACGCAATGGGTGGCCAGCCAGACCTACAAGCGCGACTCCGTGATGGCGCAGGCCCGCGAGCTCGGCAGCAACTGGGTGCAGGGGCTGCCGCTGGACACCAGCGCGCGCATCGTCGCGAAGCTGCAGGCCGTGACGCCGGCCCAGGTGCAGGCTGTGGCCGCCAAATATTTCGGCGACGACCAGCTCACCGTGGCCACCCTGCGCCCCTTGCCGCTCGAAGCCAGGCCGCGCGGCCGCGGTTTTGCTGCCCCGCAGGGCGAACTGCGCTGA
- a CDS encoding hybrid sensor histidine kinase/response regulator, whose amino-acid sequence MADTPLNQRVLREHVASVYFNYNATFLARVVFVLVLGAFMYLQLGDPMVLPFVVLHLTLYLCMYFTPRWNPSVPAADSAWWARRITRIVTLLGFADALAPWIFVPAGNLPVTAALMVVMMGNCARAVQSLRPLKAALFGHTLPMMGGLIIALAWQRDSIHLFLAAFASIYLFLMLRVGVQEHRLLADSLILRFEKEALAVRLAEQIAATERASQEKTRFLASASHDLRQPLHAIALFGAALENELRGRPEGVNAERLMRAVNALGTSLDTMLDISRLDAGVVTPALQAVQLDALFLPLNHTFSAQAEQKQLQLRVRASGLWVRSDPQLLRRMLSNLMDNALKYTVHGGVTVTARERGEFVWIEVRDTGIGIAPEQSNRIFEEFYQIDNPGRDRSRGLGIGLSIVQRLSRLLGHPVQMHSRLGRGTHFRVVLPAAAPQASTLAGNFPTDAAAPQQEHRPRRTAPALPARVLLLDDESEIREAMTGLLRSHSIDAFAVADEAAAAAALQQASSEGRSFDLLMCDYRLADGVDGLDVGLRLSGRRQGGPTIPLLLITGETSPDRLQRVRESGVPVLFKPVATDSLFRMMASMASSEHRSI is encoded by the coding sequence ATGGCCGACACGCCGCTGAACCAGCGGGTGCTGCGCGAGCACGTGGCGTCGGTCTACTTCAACTACAACGCGACCTTCCTGGCCCGCGTCGTCTTCGTCCTGGTGCTCGGCGCGTTCATGTACCTGCAGCTGGGCGACCCGATGGTGCTGCCGTTCGTGGTGCTGCATCTGACGCTGTACTTGTGCATGTACTTCACGCCGCGCTGGAATCCGTCGGTGCCGGCGGCGGACAGCGCCTGGTGGGCACGCAGGATCACCCGCATCGTGACCCTGCTCGGGTTTGCCGATGCCCTGGCGCCGTGGATCTTCGTGCCCGCGGGCAACCTGCCGGTCACCGCCGCGCTGATGGTGGTGATGATGGGCAACTGTGCCCGGGCCGTGCAGTCGCTGCGGCCGCTGAAGGCGGCACTGTTCGGCCACACGCTGCCCATGATGGGCGGGCTGATCATTGCCCTGGCGTGGCAGCGCGACTCCATCCATCTCTTCCTCGCGGCCTTCGCCTCGATCTACCTCTTTCTCATGCTGCGCGTCGGCGTGCAGGAGCACAGGCTGCTGGCGGATTCGCTGATCCTGCGCTTCGAGAAGGAAGCCCTGGCCGTGCGGCTGGCAGAGCAGATTGCCGCCACCGAACGGGCCAGCCAGGAAAAGACCCGCTTCCTGGCGAGCGCCAGCCATGACCTGCGCCAGCCGCTGCACGCCATCGCGCTGTTCGGCGCCGCACTGGAGAACGAGTTGCGCGGCCGCCCGGAAGGAGTCAACGCGGAGCGCCTGATGCGCGCCGTGAATGCGCTGGGCACGTCGCTCGACACCATGCTCGACATCTCCCGGCTGGACGCCGGCGTGGTCACGCCCGCGCTTCAGGCCGTTCAGCTCGATGCCCTGTTCCTGCCGCTCAACCACACCTTCTCGGCCCAGGCCGAGCAAAAGCAGTTGCAGCTGCGCGTGCGCGCCAGCGGATTGTGGGTGCGCAGCGACCCGCAACTGCTGCGTCGGATGCTGTCCAATCTGATGGACAACGCCCTCAAGTACACCGTGCATGGCGGAGTGACGGTGACGGCCCGCGAGCGTGGGGAGTTCGTGTGGATCGAGGTGCGGGACACGGGCATCGGCATTGCGCCCGAGCAGTCGAACCGGATCTTCGAGGAGTTCTACCAGATCGACAATCCGGGGCGCGACCGCTCGCGGGGGCTTGGCATTGGCCTGTCGATCGTGCAGCGGCTCTCGCGCCTGCTGGGGCATCCAGTGCAAATGCATTCGCGGCTGGGGCGCGGCACCCATTTCCGCGTCGTGCTGCCGGCCGCTGCGCCGCAGGCCAGCACGCTTGCCGGAAACTTCCCGACCGACGCTGCGGCGCCGCAGCAGGAACACCGGCCCAGGCGAACGGCGCCGGCACTGCCTGCGCGGGTGCTGCTGCTGGACGACGAATCGGAAATCCGGGAAGCCATGACAGGCCTGCTGCGCTCGCATTCGATCGACGCGTTTGCAGTGGCGGATGAGGCCGCCGCCGCCGCGGCCTTGCAGCAGGCGAGCAGCGAAGGGCGGTCCTTCGACCTGCTGATGTGCGACTACCGCCTGGCCGATGGCGTCGACGGGCTGGACGTGGGCCTGCGCCTGAGCGGCCGGCGGCAAGGCGGGCCCACGATCCCGTTGCTGCTGATCACAGGCGAGACCTCCCCCGACAGGCTGCAGCGCGTTCGGGAATCAGGCGTTCCCGTGCTGTTCAAGCCGGTGGCCACCGATTCGCTGTTCCGGATGATGGCCAGCATGGCAAGCTCGGAACACCGCAGTATTTAA
- the rpoH gene encoding RNA polymerase sigma factor RpoH, with protein MTTLSGASANQLAVANPWSMVPPLGNLDAYISAANRLPMLTLEEEQGFARRLRDHNDLEAAGALILSHLRLVVSISRQYLGYGLPHGDLIQEGNVGLMKAVKRFDPDQGVRLVSYAMHWIKAEIHEYILKNWRMVKVATTKAQRKLFFNLRSMKQGFKADSAAADNGTHRETLSPDEVSQMATRLNVKPEEVLEMETRLSGGDVLLDPGPSDDGDEAFGPIAYLADATQEPTALLESQQRDRLSSDGIATALEALDDRSRRIVEERWLKVNDDGSGGMTLHDLAAVYGVSAERIRQIEVAAMKKMKKALADFA; from the coding sequence ATGACCACGCTGTCTGGAGCCTCTGCCAACCAGCTCGCCGTCGCCAATCCATGGTCGATGGTGCCGCCGCTGGGCAACCTGGATGCTTATATTTCGGCCGCCAACCGCCTGCCGATGCTCACGCTCGAAGAAGAGCAGGGCTTCGCACGCCGTTTGCGCGACCACAACGACCTCGAAGCGGCCGGTGCGCTGATCCTCTCGCACTTGCGCCTCGTGGTGTCCATTTCGCGCCAATACCTGGGTTACGGGCTGCCGCACGGCGACCTGATCCAGGAGGGCAACGTCGGCCTCATGAAGGCCGTGAAGCGCTTCGACCCCGACCAGGGCGTGCGGCTCGTGAGCTACGCCATGCACTGGATCAAGGCCGAGATTCACGAGTACATCCTGAAGAACTGGCGCATGGTCAAGGTCGCGACGACCAAGGCCCAGCGCAAGCTGTTCTTCAACCTGCGCTCGATGAAGCAGGGCTTCAAGGCCGACTCGGCCGCGGCCGACAACGGCACCCACCGCGAAACGCTGAGCCCCGACGAGGTGTCGCAGATGGCGACCCGGCTCAACGTCAAGCCCGAAGAAGTGCTGGAGATGGAAACCCGCCTGTCGGGCGGCGACGTGCTGCTCGACCCGGGTCCGTCGGACGACGGCGACGAAGCCTTCGGCCCGATCGCCTACCTGGCCGACGCCACCCAAGAGCCGACCGCCCTGCTCGAGTCGCAGCAACGCGACCGGCTCTCGAGCGACGGCATTGCCACCGCGCTCGAAGCGCTGGATGACCGCAGCCGCCGCATCGTGGAAGAGCGCTGGCTCAAGGTCAACGACGACGGTTCGGGCGGCATGACGCTGCACGACCTGGCGGCGGTGTACGGCGTGAGCGCCGAGCGCATTCGCCAGATCGAAGTCGCGGCCATGAAGAAGATGAAGAAGGCGCTGGCCGATTTCGCCTGA
- a CDS encoding response regulator transcription factor, with amino-acid sequence MASLESSSNPPPPPTLEGGIPAHPGAILVVDDHDLLRLGVRALVQAQSASTGASIEVFEAGSVADALALYAKHRESIRLVLLDLALPDTHGLSGLAEFRLRYPSARIVVLSGTGSTSLAQGAVALGASAFLPKSADLKEVVGFIRACGLLEPGASGISPPATVPKALGGYAESAQASAWQELTPRQMQVLQWVLEGKANKEIAQLANLSEGTVKNHVSTILLLFGVRSRAQLISSLR; translated from the coding sequence GTGGCCTCGCTCGAATCTTCATCCAACCCGCCGCCGCCGCCGACCCTGGAGGGCGGCATCCCCGCGCACCCGGGCGCGATCCTGGTGGTGGACGACCACGATCTGCTGCGGCTCGGTGTGCGCGCGTTGGTGCAGGCGCAGAGCGCTTCTACGGGCGCGAGCATCGAGGTCTTCGAGGCCGGCAGCGTGGCCGATGCGCTGGCGCTCTACGCAAAGCACCGCGAGTCGATTCGCCTGGTGCTGCTGGATCTGGCGCTGCCCGACACCCACGGCCTGAGCGGCCTCGCGGAATTCCGCCTGCGCTATCCGTCTGCCCGCATCGTGGTGCTTTCGGGCACCGGCAGCACGTCGCTGGCACAGGGGGCGGTGGCGCTGGGCGCGAGCGCCTTTCTTCCCAAGTCGGCAGACTTGAAGGAGGTGGTGGGATTCATCCGCGCCTGCGGCTTGCTCGAGCCCGGCGCCTCCGGAATTTCTCCTCCCGCCACGGTACCGAAGGCGCTCGGCGGCTACGCTGAATCCGCCCAGGCCAGCGCCTGGCAGGAACTCACGCCGCGCCAGATGCAGGTGCTGCAGTGGGTGCTCGAGGGCAAGGCGAACAAGGAAATCGCCCAGCTCGCGAACCTGAGCGAAGGCACGGTGAAGAACCATGTATCGACCATCCTGCTGCTCTTCGGCGTGCGTTCGCGCGCGCAGCTGATCAGCAGCCTGCGTTGA